The genomic DNA TGACGGCCGCCCGCGACATTCACCCGGCAATTTCAAATGCCGGGTTGGTATTTGGGTGGCCAAGCCACCTTGCACTCATTTTGTAACCAAAAGGAAATATTGGTCATGGTTAAAGCATCCGCACGCCACATCCTGGTCAGCACTGAAGACGCCTGCGAAGACCTCAAGGGACAAATCGAAGCCGGCGCCGATTTCGCAGAGCTGGCAGAGCAGCACTCCCAATGCCCTTCCGGCAAGCGTGGCGGTGAGCTGGGGGAATTCATGCCGGGACAAATGGTGCCGGAATTCGACCAAGTGGTGTTCAGCGCCG from Gammaproteobacteria bacterium includes the following:
- a CDS encoding peptidylprolyl isomerase (rotamase C; accelerates isomerization of the peptidyl prolyl bond), with product MVKASARHILVSTEDACEDLKGQIEAGADFAELAEQHSQCPSGKRGGELGEFMPGQMVPEFDQVVFSAEVGTVQGPVKTQFGYHLVEVTNRTE